The window TTTTGTTGATAACGGCCTGTTGCGTAAGGGCGAGTATGAGCAGGTGCTCGATTCGTACAAACACATGGGCTTAAACATAAAAGGCATTGATGCCAAACAACGCTTTTACGATGCACTGGCCGGCTTAAATGACCCCGAAAAGAAACGTAAAGCCATTGGCCGTGTATTTATTGAAGTTTTTGATGATGCCGCGCACGAGGTTCAGGATGTAAAATGGCTGGGACAGGGTACCATTTACCCGGACGTTATCGAATCGGTTTCTGTTAAAGGGCCATCGGCTACCATTAAATCGCACCATAACGTTGGCGGATTGCCCGATTTTATGAAGCTGAAAGTGGTTGAACCTTTAAACACCCTGTTTAAAGACGAAGTTAGGCGTGTTGGCAAGGCATTGGGCATCGATCCTAATATTTTAGGCAGGCACCCTTTTCCTGGTCCGGGCCTGGCTATCAGGATATTGGGCGATGTTACGCCAGAAAAAGTTGCTATATTACAGGAGGCCGATGCGATTTATATCAACAATTTACGCAGTTACGGTGTTTACGATAAGGTTTGGCAGGCAGGCGCTATATTTTTACCGGTACAATCGGTAGGAGTAATGGGCGATGAGCGTACTTACGAGAACGTAATTTGCCTTCGCGCTGTTGAGTCGTTGGATGGAATGACCGCCGATTGGTGCCATTTACCGTACGATTTGCTGGCTAAGATCAGTAACGAGATCATTAACAACGTAAAAGGAATTAACCGGGTAGTATATGACATCAGTTCGAAACCACCTGCTACAATTGAGTGGGAATAAATGGTTACTGTTTTTTATAACGGCATTGGTACTGGCTGCATGTTCGCCAAAATTGCAGCCGGTAGCGCCTGTTAAAAAACCAACTGACACAGAAGCCGAAAAACCAAAGATTGCCGAAAAGCCGCCCGTAAAACCGGCGGCTTCCAAACCTTTAACCATAGCGATGGTATTGCCGCTGGGTTTAGATCATCTGAAGCCCGGCGCCAGGTATACTTCGCCAGGCTTAACCAAGGCCAACATGAGCGTGGAGTATTACCAGGGCTTTAAACTTGCCCTTGATTCGCTTGCAGCCGGCGGCACTAATTTTAAACTCCGGCTATACGATTCAAAAGACGAGGCCGCGCAGGCGCATAGCCTTGGCTTTAATCCCCTCATCAAAAACAGCGACCTGATTGTGGGCCCGGTTTTTCCGGATGGGATGAAGGTTTTTACCGCTGTGCTTAATACAAAGTCGCCGGTTGTATCGCCGCTTTCGCCTGCGTCTCCGGCAACTATCAACAGCAATAATTTAATTACGGTAATGCCGCCCCTGGAGTACCACGGTTGGGGTGCCGCACAGTACATCAACGATAAATTAAAGCCTAAAAAGATTTTTATCCTGCGGTCGGGCTTTAGCCAGGAGCAGGATTATGTGCGGGGCTTTAAAAACGCCACAGATAGCCTGAGCAACAAAAAGGTTAAGGTTGTTATTGTTACCATTTCAAAAGGACAGTTGGGCGGATTGATACCGCAGCTATCAAAAAAAGAACAAAACATATTTGTGGTAGCCGCTACCGACCAGGCATTTTTAGCAGTTACCTTAAAATCGCTGGATACTTTAAACAGGCATTACCCGGTAACCCTGTTTGGGCACCCAAGCTGGGAGAAGTTTAGTTTTTTAAAGATAGATATTTTGCAGCGCTTAAAAACCCACATCACATCTGCCGATCAGATTGATTATAAATCAGACGCTAATATGGAATTTGTGCGGGTTTATCATCGTGTTTACCATGTTGAGCCCACCGATTTTGCCATTAAAGGCTTTGACGAGGGTATGTACTTTGGCCGCCAATTGATTGATAATAATTTTGCAGCCTTGGACCAAGCCGATTATACCGGCCTGCACAATCGCTTCCGTTTTATTAAGAAAAATGGATTAGGATGGGTAAATACGCATGTAAATGTGTTAATGTATGCTAACTTTGAGCTTAAACAGGTAGAATGAAGGCTATAAACCAGCTTAAAACGTTTCAGCGCATAATAGGGGAGTACCCGGTTGATACGCCCTTAAGTAAATTTTTACCCGGCTTTTACAGGCAAAACAAGCAAATGGGGTCAACCGACAGGCGGGTAGCCAGTCGGTTGGTATACAGCTATTTTCGGCTGGGGCAGGCACTCCCCAATTTAGCTACTGACGAACGGTTAATAGTTGCCGAATTTTTGTGTAACACCCAAAGTAATTCATTTTTACTGCATTTTAAACCCGACTGGGCGGCTTGCATTAATTTTACTATTGACGATAAGCTTGCGCTAATAAAAACAGCATACCCTGCATTTAAACTGGAAGATGTTTTCCCATGGACATCGCAGATCTCGGCCGGGATTGATAAAGATGCATTCCTGAAATCATTTTTTTGCCAGCCCGATTTGTTTATCCGGGTACGCAATGGCTACGACCACCTGGTTAAAGCCGAACTGAATAAAGCCGGAGTTGTGTTTAAAGATGAAGGCAACGGCTGTTACGCTTTGCCTAACGGCACGAGGCTCGAAACCATCTTCGCAAAACAAAACTGGTTCGAGGTGCAGGATATTTCCTCGCAGCAAACCGGCTATTTTTTCAGGCCCCAGCGCTGGGATAACTGGTGGGATGCCTGTGCAGCATCGGGCGGTAAGTCGTTATTACTGCACGAGGACGAACCCAATATTAAATTGGTAGTATCAGATATCCGCGAATCGGTATTAGCCAACCTGGATGAACGCTTCCAGTTAGCAGGCCTAACCAAGTACCAGAAAAAGGTACTCGATTTAACCACCAACATTGATCAAACCCTGCACGATTACGAGTTTGACGGCATCATCCTTGATGCCCCCTGCAGTGGCTCGGGCACCTGGGGCCGCACGCCCGAGATGATAGCCCAGTTTATGCCCGCCAAAATCGATTTTTTTCAGCGCCTGCAAAAAGGCATCGCCCAAAATGTTGTCAAATACCTTAAGCCCGGCAAACCGATTATTTATATCACCTGCTCGGCCTTTAAAGGCGAGAATGAGGACGTGGTTGACTACCTGGTGAAAGAGTTGGGTTTGAAGCTGGAAGAAAGCAAAGTGTTAAAGGGCTATGAGCATAAGGCGGATACGATGTTTGTGGCGAGATTGAGCCCCCCGGCCCCCTGAAGGGGGAGTGAAAACCGCGAGGCCAACCCTCGCGAGGTTTAAACTCGTGACAAAAGTTGGTTTCAGCTTTTAGCTGAACTGGGGTAAGCTATAAGCTTACCCCAGTTTGCCCACGAGTTACGCTTCGCTAACCGCGTGGGAGTTGAGAAATTTGGCTATTTGGGTTTAAATAAAAACGCGGAGGCAATACCAGTACCAATCAACCCAATGGGCAAATAGACCTGCCCTGGTATCAAAATGGCAGATATAATAGCAAGCAAAATCCCAATTCCTATTTTTATTAAGGCGACGTTAAAGAAAGGCTTGTTTTCTTTGGCTACTTCTACTATTTGTTGCATTGTCAGATTTTTGATTACCTGTTTAATCATGTCCTCGGGTATGCCCTCTTTATCCATCCGGGCACGAATTACTTCATAGTCATAGCCCTGGTTAATGAGTCTTGATGCTAATAGATAGGCCTTCTTTTTTAATTCTTCGCTCATGGTAAACGTTCAATATGTTGTTTGATAAACATGAAGTGCGTGAAATATGCAAATCAAAAACTCCCCCTTTAGGGGGCTGGGCGGCTTCGCCTACAGATGCGTATTTGCCCTAAACAACTTGATAGCTATCGCCAGCAAAATAATCCCAAACGATTTACGCAGTATACTCAACCCAACCGGGCCTAAAAGCTTTTCGAGCCATTTTACATTTTTAAGCACCAGGTAAACCACAATGGTGTTTAGCACAATGCCTACAATAATGTTTTGGGTTTGATATTGTGATTTTAGGGAAAGTAATGTAGTCATGGTGCCTGCGCCGGCTATCAGCGGGAATGCGATGGGTACTATGGATGCCGATAGCGGCACCTCCTCTTTAAAAAAGTCGACCCCTAATACCATTTCCATGGCGATGATAAAGATTACCAGCGAGCCTGCTATCGCGAATGACGAGATATCCAGCCCGATGATGGCCAGCAGTTCATCGCCCACAAATAAAAATACCACCATTAATACCAGCACTGCTATACTTGCCTTTTCCGATTCGATATGCCCTACGCGCTGGCGTACCTGGATAATTACAGGTATGGCGCCCAGTATATCAATAATGGCAAACAGGATCATCGTAACGGACAATATTTCTCTGAATATTAGTGGACGCATGGCTTTAGGGTTTTATGCTTTTGTGTTTTAACCGGAAACTCAACAAAAGTGCGAATAAAATATAGCATGACGATAAAAAGAAAATGCTATGTGCCGTTATTAACGCCGCGAAGCCTGCGGTAACCGGCCCCAGGGTTTGCCCGATTGAGTTGTACGATTGGTTGATGCCCAGGATCTTCCCCTGTTCATTATGCTTGATATGATCGGCAATGATGGCATTGATCATGGGGTTTCGCAAGCCATTGAACAGGCCGTAGATGCAAATGCCAGTAACAAAAGGTATGAAATTGTTGGTTAGTCCGGTTACAAACATGGCTGCCATACATAGGGTGGTTGAGAGTACAAGTATGGTAGCTTTTGACGAGATCCATTTAGTAAGCAACGGTACTGATAGCTGCATGATAATGCCACTGATGCCAAAGCCTGCATAAAGGATACCAATTTGGGTTGGTGTTATTTTCAACACATCAACGCTGAAAGTTTGAAAGCCAATGATCATGGTAAACTGCGCCATGGTGAGCATAAAGCCTGTAAATACCGCAGTGCCAATAACCGGTCGCTTTAACGTGGTTATCAAAGCCGAAAAATTGAAACCGGATTCGGCGGTTGTATTTCGTGTTTCGGGCAGGTTGGTTTCTTTTAACAAAAAAATGGTACATAGCGTACCTATTAATGAAATACCTGCTGCGAAAAAGAAAGGTACCTGTGGGCCGAATTTATTAAGCAAACCGCCTATGGCCGGCCCTATTACGAAGCCAAACCCAAATGCCGAGCCAAGAATGCCGAATTTTTTTGCCCTGTTTTGTGGCGTTGCGGTATCAGATACCATAGCTTGTGCCACCGATACATTGCCGCCGGTTAAACCATCAAGCACGCGTGCCGCAAACAGCATAAAAATACTGCTGGCCCAGGCAAACATCATGAACGACAGACAGGTACCCGCCAGGCTGATAATGAGTAAAGGTTTGCGGCCATATTTATCAGACAGCGAACCTAAAACAGGGGTGGCAAAAAATTGAGCTACCGAAAATGAAGCGGTAAGTATACCCAATATTTCGCCGGTAACGCCGTATTGCTTACCATAAGAGTACAGCACCGGCACAATGATGCCGAAGCCTAACGAGTTGATAATGCAAACTAAAACTAATACCCAAAGGTTTTTATCCTGCTTCATTAATTCACTTCGATTATATCCTTTTGGTATAAAAAGATAAGGTAACAAAAAAGGTTCTGAAATTTCAGAACCTTTTTTGTTTGTATTGATATTGTTATAAGTTATTCAACAAATTTAGGGTTGATGGGGTCAGTTGCTCCTTCAACTTTTCCGTGCCTTACATGCGAGCGTTTGATGCTGTAACCAAAGTAAATAATGAAACCGATGAGTAACCAAACAATTAGCCTTGCCCAGTTTTCCCAACCTTCAGAAGCAATCATACCTAAACAAATTAAAGCGCCAAGCGGACAAACAATATAATAAATAGGTGTTTTAAACGGACGAACCAGGTGAGGATCGGTATTACGTAAAATCATAATACCAAAACAAACCAGCACAAACGCAAATAATGTACCTATGCTTACCATGTCGCCTACAATTCTGTCAGGAATAAAACCTGCAAAAAGGGATACAAAACCAAAAAACAACCACTGCGATTTGTATGGTGTTTGGAATTTAGGGTGTAGTTTAGAAAATATTTTAGGGATTAAACCATCTGTACTCATGGTGTAGAATACACGAGTCTGCCCCATTAACATCACAAGGATAACCGATGAGAAGCCTGCAAGGATAGATACAGTTACCAAATTGGCCAACCAGTGATAGCCTGGCCCCATTGCCGCTTTAATTGCGTAAGTAACAGAAGCTTCTTTACCTTGTATCAGGAATTCTTTGTAAGATACCAAACCGGTTAATACGTGCGAGAACAGGATATAAAGCGCGGTACAGATAACCAATGATATCAGGATACCTTTTGGCATATCTTTTTGTGGGTTTTTAGCTTCCTGGGCCGCGGTAGATACGGCATCAAAACCGATAAAGGCAAAGAATACAACACTTGCACCACGTAATACACCAAGCCAGCCGTGGTTAAACGTATCGCCGTAATTAATTACGCCAGTACTCACTTTAACGGTTCCGGCATCAGCAGGGATCATATATGGCGTGTGTAATGCAGGGTTAATGTAGTGCCAGCCTAAGCCGATGATCATCAGTACAATGGCAACTTTAATTACAACGATGATGTTGTTTACTACAGCTGATTCTGCCGTGCCCTTAATTAACAATAAAGTTAACAGGAACAGGATAAGGATAGCCGGGAGGTTAACAATACCACGTGTGCCCAATTCTGCGGCATACATGCCGGTAGTAGTATTAGAGGTTTCGAAGAACGAGTGCGCCCATTGATAGGGGATGTGTATATCGAAAAAGGTATGTAAAAACTCGTTAAAGTACTGCGACCAGCCGATGGATACCGTTGCAGCTCCCAAAGCGTACTCCAATACCAAATCCCAGCCAATAATCCAGGCGATGAACTCGCCCATGGTGGCGTAAGAATAGGTGTATGCCGAGCCTGCGATAGGGATCATACTGGCAAACTCCGCATAGCACAAACCGGCCAGCGCGCAACCCGAGGCTGCAATAAGGAATGATATTGTAACAGCCGGACCGGCGTGTTCGCCTGCTGCCGCCGCCGTTCGCACAAAAATACCGGCGCCAATAATTGCGCCAATACCCAGGGCGATAAGCGAGCCAACGCCTAACGTTCTTTTCAGCGTTTTCTCGGTTGCCGCCGAGGCAGCCATCAATTGCGCAATAGGTTTTTTAATAAATAACTTCATGTTTAAATTAGTAAGATCAGTCGTAAAAAAATTAAAAATTCACATTTCCCCAAACGTACTTAAATTTATTGAAAAGTTAAAGGGCAGAATGTAACAATGGGAGCGAATTAATATTCCAAATTATAGTTTGAAAATGAAGTGTTTACAACTAAACTTAAAGCAGCAACCGGCAGTATTGTTACAATATTGTCCGGAAACAAACGCGGCATTATATTATCATAAGCGCTTTACTCAAAATTATGCAGCTTTTTCAACGCTTTTAAGCTATACATTTTTGTTTCGGCTGTTTGCATGGTATCTATCAGCATGTTATTATCATAAAGGTATTTTTTTTCTTTAGCAAATATGGTGTCCCCTTTTAATAGGCAATCAATATAACAGGTCTCGTCGTCATAAGTGCCTAAGTTGATGCTGAAACTTGCCGAGTCGGTAAGGTAGGCAGTAGTATTGGTTTCAAACAACCCGGTGCGGTAAATCTGGATGTATAAGTTGCTGTCTTTGGCGATGGTATATTTGAGTCTGTTTGGGCTTTTGCCGTTTTTGCAGGAGGCGAGTAATAAAAATGCCGGGATAAGTTTAAATAGCCTTTTCATCGTCAGGTTATTGCTCAGGCTAATAATGGCTCAATTATTTGTGATATATTATTACTGGTAATTTCTATACCATCATATAATTCTATAATTGTAAAGTTATGGCGTGTAAGATATTGGATCAATAAATCCAGTTCGGCAAGTGCCGTTTTCTTATCTGAAAACCCGCGATGAACATTAACTGCCAGGGCATCGTCATCAAAGCCTAACTCTTTCGGTATTGGGAAAACCTGGACAATGCTGAGGGCCATGTCGCTAACCTCACTGGCTATTTTGCCCCAGTCGGCCTTTTTGCTTTTAGCTAATATATTTATTATCGCCATATTAAATTAAAAAGTCGATAGATACCTGATTGTTTATATTGGCTTTATTCAATAATCGCAATAATTCGCTTTTAAGGCTTTGGGTTTTGGTAACAATAATACCCTGACCCCTGAAATCAAATGACAACAAAATATTAACGTTTACAGGTGAGTTTAATGAACACCATACAGTACGACCTACAACATACTGAATAACATGATCAACTTTGGCCGGGGTCCTCACATCGAGGTTGAAAACCATAATCACTTTATTCTCCGCTTTTTTATAGCCTTCAACGGTAATAGGCGGCCAGTCAAATTTATATGCTGATATATTATCTGTCATTGTTAGCTAAGATAAATTTTTTTAAAGAAATCAAGAGAAAAATAGTATCAAGTAGTTAGCAGCAATTATCAAACTTTTTTGATGTACAGGCGTGCAGATTAACTCCGTTGAGTGCTTCGCCGTTCAGATGTATAGATGAAAGAATTATTTGAGTATTTGAAAATTTGAGAATATCAAATTCAAAAAAAACTGTTTAATCCTGGTTCAGACAATTATTCTGTTCATTCTTTATTTCTGTAAATCCTGATTCAGACAACAAAAAAGCCACCCTCAACAGGTGGCTTTCCATAAATATCCTAAAAGCAATTATCCTTTTTTATCAACTTTAGTTACAGGCGATGTATAAGCCTGAACAACAATTTGTTTTTTAACCTCGTGTTTCATAGCGGTTGGTGCTGCATGGTTCGCATTTAAATGCGGCGCAATTACCAGCGAAACTATCGACATCAGTTTGATCAGGATGTTCATCGAAGGGCCCGAAGTATCCTTAAACGGATCGCCCACGGTATCGCCGGTTACTGATGCTTTATGTGGTTCTGATTTTTTGTAGTACATCTCGCCATTGATAAGGCAGCCTTTCTCGAACGATTTTTTGGCGTTATCCCATGCGCCACCGGCGTTGCTCTGGAAAATACCCATCAATACACCAGATACGGTTACACCTGCCAATAACCCACCCAATACTTCGGGGCCAAAGGCGAAACCGATGATGATAGGGGTGATCAGGGCGATTAAGCCAGGGGCAACCATCTCGCGGATAGATGCTTTGGTAGATATAGCTACGCATTTTTCGTATTCGGGCTTACCTTCATAGGTCATGATACCCGGAATTTCGCGAAACTGGCGACGAACCTCTTCAACCATGGCCATGGCAGCACGGCCTACTGCCGAAATACACAATGCCGAGAAGATGAAAGGGATCATACCTCCCACAAACAGGCCGGCTAAAACATCGGCCTTGTAAATGTCGATATGCTCGATACCGGCAACACCCACAAAGGCTGCAAATAAAGCTAACGAGGTTAACGCGGCCGAGGCAATGGCAAAACCCTTGCCGGTAGCTGCGGTAGTGTTACCTACGGCATCCAGATTGTCTGTACGGTGACGTACTTCTTCGGGCAGGCGGCTCATTTCGGCAATACCACCGGCGTTATCGGCAATTGGTCCGAAAGCGTCAATAGCCAACTGCATAGCTGTAGTGGCCATCATACCTGCGGCCGCTATAGCCACCCCGTATAAACCCGCAAAATGGTACGAACCATAGATGCCTGACGCCAAAACAAGGATAGGCAATACGGTTGATTCCATGCCGATGGACAAACCTCCAATAATGTTGGTTGCATGCCCTGTTGATGATTGCCGGATGATGCTTAATACCGGGCGTTTGCCCATAGCGGTGTAATACTCGGTTATGATCGACATTAAAGTACCTACCACCAGGCCTACCACTATCGACATGAATACACCGTTTTTGGTAAAT is drawn from Mucilaginibacter ginsenosidivorax and contains these coding sequences:
- a CDS encoding amino acid permease — protein: MKLFIKKPIAQLMAASAATEKTLKRTLGVGSLIALGIGAIIGAGIFVRTAAAAGEHAGPAVTISFLIAASGCALAGLCYAEFASMIPIAGSAYTYSYATMGEFIAWIIGWDLVLEYALGAATVSIGWSQYFNEFLHTFFDIHIPYQWAHSFFETSNTTTGMYAAELGTRGIVNLPAILILFLLTLLLIKGTAESAVVNNIIVVIKVAIVLMIIGLGWHYINPALHTPYMIPADAGTVKVSTGVINYGDTFNHGWLGVLRGASVVFFAFIGFDAVSTAAQEAKNPQKDMPKGILISLVICTALYILFSHVLTGLVSYKEFLIQGKEASVTYAIKAAMGPGYHWLANLVTVSILAGFSSVILVMLMGQTRVFYTMSTDGLIPKIFSKLHPKFQTPYKSQWLFFGFVSLFAGFIPDRIVGDMVSIGTLFAFVLVCFGIMILRNTDPHLVRPFKTPIYYIVCPLGALICLGMIASEGWENWARLIVWLLIGFIIYFGYSIKRSHVRHGKVEGATDPINPKFVE
- a CDS encoding ABC transporter substrate-binding protein gives rise to the protein MTSVRNHLLQLSGNKWLLFFITALVLAACSPKLQPVAPVKKPTDTEAEKPKIAEKPPVKPAASKPLTIAMVLPLGLDHLKPGARYTSPGLTKANMSVEYYQGFKLALDSLAAGGTNFKLRLYDSKDEAAQAHSLGFNPLIKNSDLIVGPVFPDGMKVFTAVLNTKSPVVSPLSPASPATINSNNLITVMPPLEYHGWGAAQYINDKLKPKKIFILRSGFSQEQDYVRGFKNATDSLSNKKVKVVIVTISKGQLGGLIPQLSKKEQNIFVVAATDQAFLAVTLKSLDTLNRHYPVTLFGHPSWEKFSFLKIDILQRLKTHITSADQIDYKSDANMEFVRVYHRVYHVEPTDFAIKGFDEGMYFGRQLIDNNFAALDQADYTGLHNRFRFIKKNGLGWVNTHVNVLMYANFELKQVE
- a CDS encoding RsmB/NOP family class I SAM-dependent RNA methyltransferase — its product is MKAINQLKTFQRIIGEYPVDTPLSKFLPGFYRQNKQMGSTDRRVASRLVYSYFRLGQALPNLATDERLIVAEFLCNTQSNSFLLHFKPDWAACINFTIDDKLALIKTAYPAFKLEDVFPWTSQISAGIDKDAFLKSFFCQPDLFIRVRNGYDHLVKAELNKAGVVFKDEGNGCYALPNGTRLETIFAKQNWFEVQDISSQQTGYFFRPQRWDNWWDACAASGGKSLLLHEDEPNIKLVVSDIRESVLANLDERFQLAGLTKYQKKVLDLTTNIDQTLHDYEFDGIILDAPCSGSGTWGRTPEMIAQFMPAKIDFFQRLQKGIAQNVVKYLKPGKPIIYITCSAFKGENEDVVDYLVKELGLKLEESKVLKGYEHKADTMFVARLSPPAP
- a CDS encoding MarC family protein, which produces MRPLIFREILSVTMILFAIIDILGAIPVIIQVRQRVGHIESEKASIAVLVLMVVFLFVGDELLAIIGLDISSFAIAGSLVIFIIAMEMVLGVDFFKEEVPLSASIVPIAFPLIAGAGTMTTLLSLKSQYQTQNIIVGIVLNTIVVYLVLKNVKWLEKLLGPVGLSILRKSFGIILLAIAIKLFRANTHL
- a CDS encoding MFS transporter encodes the protein MKQDKNLWVLVLVCIINSLGFGIIVPVLYSYGKQYGVTGEILGILTASFSVAQFFATPVLGSLSDKYGRKPLLIISLAGTCLSFMMFAWASSIFMLFAARVLDGLTGGNVSVAQAMVSDTATPQNRAKKFGILGSAFGFGFVIGPAIGGLLNKFGPQVPFFFAAGISLIGTLCTIFLLKETNLPETRNTTAESGFNFSALITTLKRPVIGTAVFTGFMLTMAQFTMIIGFQTFSVDVLKITPTQIGILYAGFGISGIIMQLSVPLLTKWISSKATILVLSTTLCMAAMFVTGLTNNFIPFVTGICIYGLFNGLRNPMINAIIADHIKHNEQGKILGINQSYNSIGQTLGPVTAGFAALITAHSIFFLSSCYILFALLLSFRLKHKSIKP
- the guaA gene encoding glutamine-hydrolyzing GMP synthase; the encoded protein is MQEKILILDFGSQFTQLIARRVRELNIYCEIHPFNHYPEIDSSVKGIILSGSPYSVRQDDAPRFDFEQFHNTRPILGVCYGAQYVAHFHGGEVLASSTREYGRANLDYVNRENPLFKNIPENSQVWMSHADTIARIADNFEVIASTDTVKVAAYQVTGTQTYGIQFHPEVTHSIDGKQLLQNFLVDICGCHQDWTPDSFIETTIAALKEKLGDDKVVLGLSGGVDSSVAAVLLHHAIGTNLHCIFVDNGLLRKGEYEQVLDSYKHMGLNIKGIDAKQRFYDALAGLNDPEKKRKAIGRVFIEVFDDAAHEVQDVKWLGQGTIYPDVIESVSVKGPSATIKSHHNVGGLPDFMKLKVVEPLNTLFKDEVRRVGKALGIDPNILGRHPFPGPGLAIRILGDVTPEKVAILQEADAIYINNLRSYGVYDKVWQAGAIFLPVQSVGVMGDERTYENVICLRAVESLDGMTADWCHLPYDLLAKISNEIINNVKGINRVVYDISSKPPATIEWE
- a CDS encoding sodium-translocating pyrophosphatase; protein product: MDFLNTYLIYLIPVFGLIGIAVMAVKAAWVTKQDAGDGDMVTLAGYIADGAMAFLRAEWKVLGGFVAVAALLLAWSGTTVATSSPVIAVSFIIGAFLSAFAGYLGMRIATKANVRTTQAARTSLAQALKVSFTGGTVMGLGVAGLAIIGLGSLFILFYQVYVVKVTGSTVNGEAMAKALDVLAGFSLGAESIALFARVGGGIYTKAADVGADLVGKVEAGIPEDDVRNPATIADNVGDNVGDVAGMGADLFGSYVATMLATMVLGREIVSHDAFGGIAPILLPMVIAGLGLIFSIVGAAMVKIKSETDSVQKALNIGNWASIILTAVATYFVVQWMLPEGEFHMVRDEVNGAVKAGIIPFTKNGVFMSIVVGLVVGTLMSIITEYYTAMGKRPVLSIIRQSSTGHATNIIGGLSIGMESTVLPILVLASGIYGSYHFAGLYGVAIAAAGMMATTAMQLAIDAFGPIADNAGGIAEMSRLPEEVRHRTDNLDAVGNTTAATGKGFAIASAALTSLALFAAFVGVAGIEHIDIYKADVLAGLFVGGMIPFIFSALCISAVGRAAMAMVEEVRRQFREIPGIMTYEGKPEYEKCVAISTKASIREMVAPGLIALITPIIIGFAFGPEVLGGLLAGVTVSGVLMGIFQSNAGGAWDNAKKSFEKGCLINGEMYYKKSEPHKASVTGDTVGDPFKDTSGPSMNILIKLMSIVSLVIAPHLNANHAAPTAMKHEVKKQIVVQAYTSPVTKVDKKG